Proteins co-encoded in one Candidatus Polarisedimenticolaceae bacterium genomic window:
- a CDS encoding PBP1A family penicillin-binding protein, which produces MKPLKRRTLVLGALILPVAIGGATLGYGLKLDLPDVEALDRYTPPLNTRVLARDGSTIGSFGEQKRTLLAQKDIPKVFTQALIAVEDASFYEHSGLDFKGIARAAWHDLTSMSFAQGASTLTQQLSRNLFLKPDKTPKRKVEEMLLAVEVERRYSKDEILRMYCNQVYMGHGRYGLEAASEFYFAKHASELDLPEAALLAGLIQRPEGLSPFKNPDGSIKRRNHVLDRMVDAGTLTPAQASEAKKATLTLSTRRDATEIAPYFVEEVRRSLQAKYGDEGIYQQGLEVSTGIDPAFQRIASAAVEHGLRTLDKRQGWRGRTDHVADPEKWASASWRDGVTEGGIYDGVVLQTTKGRARVRAGTVTGWMDADGIKWTGRGDPAALVHAGDVIRVRVLSAKIPEQAVFALEQEPRVQGALVAIDPKTGAVRALVGGFDFSKSEFDRAVQARRQAGSSFKPFVYAAAIERGLTPSDRILDAPTVFVEPGTWSVYEPENYGNKYYGLLTAREALEKSANISAVKVLDRAGFDPVIQLARQLGVTTELKPYPSMALGAFEVSLLEMTSAYGTFANEGVHVSPYLVEEVKNREGTSLERVRPEVQEALTPEIAAMMNSLLEGVITDGTGAAAASLGRPLAGKTGTTDDFTDAWFIGYTPDLVVGVWVGFDTKKTLGSKETGAQAALPIWQEFIQESMRDVPPVPFPDAPGVTKITVDRQTGLRAAAGAGCTELIEETFLAGTEPSTECSAAEHERLAMPWTVQRYPLDESGTILVPDVDLAALQRDEPFLSIDGRSIGLAAPGGMVKLPLRITSGATPRMPASLEGHVDPTPWVGKDGRPAEVVLLGEAARADTVAKLGQ; this is translated from the coding sequence ATGAAGCCCTTGAAGCGACGCACCCTCGTCCTCGGCGCGTTGATCCTTCCGGTTGCGATCGGAGGCGCCACCCTCGGTTACGGCCTCAAGCTCGATCTTCCCGACGTCGAGGCCCTCGACCGCTACACCCCGCCCTTGAATACCCGCGTGCTCGCGCGCGACGGCTCGACGATCGGCAGCTTCGGCGAGCAGAAGCGCACCCTCCTGGCGCAGAAGGACATCCCCAAGGTCTTCACCCAGGCGCTCATCGCGGTCGAGGACGCGAGCTTCTACGAGCACAGCGGCCTCGACTTCAAGGGGATCGCGCGCGCGGCGTGGCACGACCTGACCTCGATGTCGTTCGCTCAGGGTGCCTCCACCCTCACCCAGCAGCTCTCCCGCAACCTCTTCCTCAAGCCCGACAAGACCCCCAAGCGGAAGGTCGAGGAGATGCTCCTCGCCGTCGAGGTCGAGCGCCGGTACTCGAAGGACGAGATCCTGCGTATGTACTGCAACCAGGTCTACATGGGTCACGGCCGGTACGGCCTCGAGGCGGCCTCCGAGTTCTACTTCGCCAAGCATGCGAGCGAGCTCGACCTCCCCGAGGCCGCGCTCCTCGCCGGCCTGATTCAGAGGCCCGAAGGCCTCTCCCCCTTCAAGAACCCGGACGGCTCGATCAAGCGCCGCAACCACGTCCTCGACCGGATGGTCGACGCCGGCACGCTCACCCCCGCCCAGGCCTCCGAGGCCAAAAAGGCGACGCTCACGCTCTCGACCCGCCGCGACGCGACCGAGATCGCCCCCTACTTCGTCGAGGAGGTCAGGCGATCCCTCCAGGCGAAGTACGGCGACGAGGGGATCTACCAGCAGGGGCTCGAGGTCAGCACCGGGATCGACCCCGCCTTCCAGCGGATCGCGTCCGCCGCGGTCGAGCACGGCCTCCGGACGCTCGACAAGCGCCAGGGCTGGCGCGGCAGGACCGACCACGTCGCCGACCCGGAGAAGTGGGCCTCCGCGTCCTGGCGCGACGGCGTGACGGAAGGCGGCATCTACGACGGCGTCGTCCTTCAGACGACGAAGGGACGCGCCCGCGTCCGCGCCGGCACCGTCACCGGATGGATGGACGCCGACGGCATCAAGTGGACCGGCCGCGGCGACCCCGCGGCGCTCGTCCACGCCGGCGACGTCATCCGCGTGCGCGTGCTCTCCGCCAAGATCCCCGAGCAGGCGGTGTTCGCCCTCGAGCAGGAGCCGCGCGTCCAGGGCGCGCTCGTCGCGATCGATCCCAAGACCGGCGCCGTGCGCGCACTCGTCGGCGGCTTCGACTTCAGCAAGAGCGAGTTCGACCGCGCGGTCCAAGCGCGAAGGCAAGCCGGCTCGTCGTTCAAGCCGTTCGTCTACGCAGCCGCGATCGAGCGCGGCCTCACGCCCTCCGACCGGATCCTCGACGCGCCGACCGTGTTCGTCGAGCCGGGAACGTGGAGCGTGTACGAGCCCGAGAACTACGGCAACAAGTACTACGGCCTCCTCACCGCGCGCGAGGCGCTCGAGAAGTCGGCGAACATCTCCGCCGTGAAGGTCCTCGACCGCGCCGGCTTCGATCCGGTGATCCAGCTCGCGCGCCAGCTCGGTGTGACGACCGAGCTCAAGCCGTACCCGTCGATGGCGCTCGGCGCCTTCGAGGTCAGCCTCCTCGAGATGACGAGCGCCTACGGCACCTTCGCCAACGAAGGCGTCCACGTCTCGCCGTACCTCGTCGAGGAGGTGAAGAACCGCGAAGGCACCTCGCTCGAGCGCGTGCGCCCCGAGGTCCAGGAAGCGCTCACCCCCGAGATCGCCGCGATGATGAACTCGCTCCTCGAAGGGGTCATCACCGACGGCACCGGCGCCGCCGCCGCGAGCCTCGGCCGCCCGCTCGCCGGCAAGACGGGAACCACCGACGACTTCACCGACGCCTGGTTCATCGGCTACACGCCCGACCTCGTCGTCGGCGTATGGGTCGGCTTCGACACGAAGAAGACGCTCGGCTCGAAGGAGACCGGCGCGCAAGCGGCGCTCCCGATCTGGCAGGAGTTCATCCAGGAATCGATGCGCGACGTCCCGCCCGTCCCCTTCCCCGACGCACCCGGTGTGACGAAGATCACCGTCGACCGCCAGACCGGCCTGAGGGCCGCCGCCGGCGCCGGCTGCACCGAGCTCATCGAAGAGACCTTCCTCGCCGGCACCGAGCCCTCCACGGAATGTTCCGCCGCCGAGCACGAGCGCCTCGCGATGCCGTGGACGGTCCAGCGCTACCCGCTCGACGAGAGCGGCACTATCCTCGTCCCCGACGTCGACCTCGCCGCGCTCCAGCGCGACGAGCCGTTCCTCTCGATCGACGGCCGCTCGATCGGCCTCGCCGCGCCCGGCGGCATGGTCAAGCTCCCGCTCCGCATCACGAGCGGCGCGACGCCGCGCATGCCCGCCTCGCTCGAAGGCCACGTCGATCCCACGCCGTGGGTCGGCAAGGACGGCCGCCCCGCCGAGGTCGTGCTCTTGGGCGAGGCCGCGCGCGCGGACACGGTGGCGAAGCTGGGTCAGTAG
- a CDS encoding carboxypeptidase-like regulatory domain-containing protein gives MPKKRLSRNAKRADRWIQVLLLAHFIAGGVVAQAVCLEPTAKVCAEYAHRDLIAVVTAVSKREVPDAQDPGEVMGTMFHVRVERVLKGPAIKVDDIFTENASDRYPLEIGVRYLIFASFNANLNTWEVTNCSLSRPFAEAAQTMKEIERVKTAKDGVIEGRVVKRSTWKGIAGVSVLVVSQIPPGMKSLATTDRGGWFHLKVPPGDYVASVDRAGVRPFDLSYDDPNGFRVPVGGCGLLQFVEENE, from the coding sequence ATGCCCAAGAAAAGGCTTTCACGCAACGCCAAGCGGGCAGACCGATGGATCCAAGTTCTCTTGCTGGCGCACTTCATTGCAGGAGGAGTGGTCGCCCAAGCGGTGTGTCTGGAGCCAACTGCGAAGGTGTGCGCCGAGTATGCTCATCGCGACCTCATTGCCGTCGTGACAGCCGTGTCGAAGCGAGAGGTTCCAGATGCCCAGGACCCCGGCGAAGTCATGGGAACAATGTTTCACGTGCGCGTCGAACGTGTCTTGAAGGGCCCGGCCATCAAAGTTGACGATATCTTCACCGAGAACGCGAGCGATCGTTATCCGCTCGAGATTGGCGTGAGGTACTTGATCTTCGCGTCCTTCAACGCGAACCTCAACACGTGGGAAGTCACCAACTGCAGTCTCTCGCGCCCGTTCGCCGAAGCCGCTCAGACGATGAAGGAGATTGAACGCGTCAAGACCGCGAAGGATGGTGTGATCGAGGGGAGAGTCGTTAAGCGGTCGACTTGGAAAGGCATCGCCGGCGTCAGCGTACTCGTTGTGTCTCAGATTCCTCCAGGCATGAAATCACTCGCGACAACCGATCGCGGTGGGTGGTTCCATCTGAAAGTGCCCCCGGGCGATTATGTCGCGTCAGTCGACCGAGCCGGCGTTCGGCCTTTCGACTTGAGCTATGACGATCCAAACGGATTTCGCGTGCCCGTGGGTGGTTGCGGCCTTCTCCAGTTCGTCGAGGAGAATGAGTAG
- a CDS encoding lipoate--protein ligase family protein, translated as MSDGAGTWRLLSDDRQDGSCNMAVDEAILEGYETAPSPPPPTLRLYGWRPAALSLGKSQRAAGAHVPAALTAEAVDLVRRPTGGEAVLHEHERTYAVIGAAGTPPFEGGPVDVYRQIARALVSALRRLGLEATSAEPPPGPRAKPGAICFERTGAWEITVGGRKILGSSQFRKRRAFLQHGSLPWRLDGARLAALTGVRVDPTHFTDLESAMGRPVSEDEIDAAFVSAFEETFGIRLVKGALTESEALRAAELRCWKYDSMAWTLDAKLGDREQHWGPALGLVGS; from the coding sequence GTGAGCGACGGCGCCGGCACGTGGCGCCTCCTCTCGGACGACCGCCAGGACGGTTCCTGCAACATGGCGGTCGACGAGGCGATCCTGGAGGGCTACGAGACGGCGCCTTCGCCACCGCCCCCGACGCTCCGCCTCTATGGGTGGCGTCCGGCGGCGCTCTCTCTCGGTAAGTCTCAGCGGGCCGCCGGCGCGCACGTACCCGCCGCGCTGACGGCGGAAGCGGTCGACCTCGTGCGCCGCCCCACCGGCGGCGAAGCGGTCCTGCACGAGCACGAAAGGACTTACGCCGTCATCGGCGCGGCGGGCACGCCTCCGTTCGAAGGTGGGCCGGTCGACGTTTACCGCCAGATCGCGCGTGCGCTCGTCAGCGCGCTCCGCCGTCTCGGCCTCGAAGCGACCTCCGCCGAGCCGCCGCCCGGCCCGCGGGCCAAACCCGGAGCGATCTGCTTCGAGCGCACCGGCGCCTGGGAGATCACCGTCGGCGGCCGCAAGATCCTCGGCTCGTCGCAGTTCCGCAAGCGCCGCGCGTTCCTCCAGCACGGCTCATTGCCCTGGCGCCTCGACGGCGCCCGTCTCGCCGCTCTGACCGGCGTCAGGGTCGATCCCACGCACTTCACCGACCTCGAGTCCGCGATGGGCCGGCCGGTCAGCGAGGACGAGATCGACGCCGCGTTCGTCTCCGCCTTCGAGGAGACGTTCGGCATTCGACTCGTGAAGGGTGCGCTCACCGAGTCCGAAGCGCTCCGCGCCGCCGAGCTGCGTTGCTGGAAGTACGACTCGATGGCCTGGACGCTCGACGCGAAGCTCGGCGATCGCGAGCAGCATTGGGGGCCGGCGTTGGGGTTGGTCGGAAGTTAG
- a CDS encoding helix-turn-helix domain-containing protein, with protein sequence MRLPLAFVWDSEEGIRSSTADAMRLAGLDVVDVSSGTDALDLVRARPVAVGVIGMNGSRGATLDVVERLRHLRPTTVLAVLDADGDAAASEAMRAGVFDVLPRPVPATRIGTFTARALAQHELLEEVGRLRGDLGADGDLDTHEAVAALARRFVEGLCRLNNLPPIEISAEALDALADFDWTGKPEELRNAVETAVILASDGTIRVKDLPAAVRGRAASGVRADRRFREAKRSVVDAFEQSYLSDLLKRHGGNVTAAAESSGMLRSALQRLLRKHDIRSSTFRGQSHAALDVS encoded by the coding sequence ATGCGTCTCCCGCTGGCCTTTGTCTGGGACAGCGAAGAAGGTATTCGCTCATCAACCGCGGATGCGATGCGCCTCGCCGGACTGGACGTCGTCGACGTCTCGTCGGGAACGGATGCGCTCGATCTGGTCAGAGCCAGACCCGTGGCGGTCGGTGTCATCGGCATGAACGGCTCCCGAGGCGCGACGCTCGATGTCGTCGAGCGCCTGCGTCATTTGCGGCCCACGACCGTGCTGGCCGTGCTCGACGCCGACGGCGACGCGGCGGCCTCCGAGGCCATGCGCGCCGGCGTCTTCGACGTGCTGCCACGTCCCGTGCCCGCCACCCGCATCGGCACGTTCACCGCCCGCGCCCTCGCGCAGCACGAGCTGCTCGAGGAGGTCGGCCGCCTGCGCGGCGACCTCGGCGCCGACGGTGACCTCGACACGCACGAAGCCGTCGCCGCCCTGGCCCGCCGCTTCGTCGAAGGACTCTGCCGTCTCAACAATTTGCCGCCGATCGAGATCTCCGCGGAGGCGCTCGACGCCCTCGCCGACTTCGACTGGACCGGCAAGCCCGAGGAGCTCCGGAACGCCGTCGAGACGGCGGTCATCCTGGCCTCGGACGGCACGATCCGCGTGAAGGACCTGCCGGCCGCGGTCCGCGGCCGTGCGGCGAGCGGCGTGCGTGCCGACCGGCGCTTCCGCGAGGCGAAGCGCTCCGTCGTCGATGCGTTCGAGCAGTCGTACCTCTCGGACCTGCTCAAGCGGCACGGCGGCAATGTCACCGCGGCGGCCGAGTCGTCCGGAATGTTGCGCTCCGCTCTCCAGCGCCTCCTCCGCAAGCACGATATCCGGTCGTCGACCTTCCGCGGTCAGTCGCACGCGGCGCTCGACGTTTCGTGA
- a CDS encoding tetratricopeptide repeat protein — protein MPLDREKAFANAERLLKQGKPSDALKECQRLAEDAPKDLLMLNRIGDLLARADRGADAIAYYDRIADQFSASGFYPKAIAILKKIVKAAPQRLETVVRLGELNLKQKLPGEARTWFLQAAEGYLRQREFGKAREVYEKLVAAEPENFVHVARLAEARAAEGDPDKGGRELVAVGVRMLAMGRHDDAERTFKRAAELLPGRAEPAVGLARCHAAAGRPQEALRIADETWPDKPGAEAVSGDFLVLFESLGDHARAGRLLDHPKSDAIAEDAVEQAMRGALARGDAGGLWSRLLPLLDRWIRARDYGRAASLLDRLARTEEGGHLRALEQLVELRKAEGNRAATARAIERLVRASQAKGANDKLGPLLDTLKLFDPTSPLLFVGRPTGSAPPKAAAPVPVPDAPVAAAPAPSPRADAPAPLALEAPAVPLGPGDEEFVSGHLTEAEVFEKYGLHNEALQQLQQVVERFPGHVAALEKLIGILRTRADRGALRDCLVRGAFAKRAAGDLEGARRLAGEAATIGGIDPASRSALEKLALVAAAAPTPAAAPAPAPTPAPVAAPKAAAAAPKAPAAQAKPEPKAPAPPPPPPATSRAEEEDLEILFDDADDTAAPAAAAGDAEWLEEIEFYIGQGMNADALTRIAAARAAGRGGPRLDALEASASAAAAAPAPAEPVAEPVIEMESGGHDRLDEDELSSIAAALDAEYGAAGTAADAAARPADPDAEESIDEVFAAFKEHVRAEVDGGDFRTHYDLGIAYKEMGLVDDAIEEFRTASGAPELYREACSMLGLCHWERGESDAAIQWYRAALEAPGDEEAPLSGLRYDLAEILLQTGDTHGALDLFTQIAAVEPSYRDVERRVQDIRRNLSP, from the coding sequence ATGCCCCTCGACCGCGAGAAGGCGTTCGCGAACGCCGAACGGCTGCTGAAGCAGGGGAAGCCCTCGGACGCGCTGAAGGAGTGTCAGCGCCTCGCCGAGGACGCGCCCAAGGACCTGCTCATGCTGAACCGCATCGGCGACCTGCTGGCGCGGGCCGACCGCGGAGCGGACGCGATCGCGTATTACGACCGGATCGCGGACCAGTTCTCCGCGTCGGGCTTCTATCCGAAGGCGATCGCCATCCTCAAGAAGATCGTCAAGGCCGCGCCGCAGCGGCTCGAGACGGTCGTGCGCCTCGGCGAGCTGAACCTCAAGCAGAAGCTCCCGGGTGAGGCGCGGACCTGGTTCCTCCAGGCCGCCGAGGGCTATCTCCGCCAGCGCGAGTTCGGGAAGGCCCGCGAGGTCTACGAGAAGCTCGTCGCCGCCGAGCCGGAGAACTTCGTCCACGTGGCGCGCCTCGCGGAAGCGCGCGCCGCCGAGGGCGATCCCGACAAGGGCGGGCGCGAGCTCGTCGCCGTCGGCGTTCGTATGCTCGCCATGGGACGCCACGACGACGCGGAGCGCACGTTCAAGCGCGCGGCCGAGCTGCTGCCCGGACGTGCGGAGCCCGCGGTCGGCCTCGCGCGATGCCATGCGGCCGCGGGGCGCCCCCAGGAAGCGCTGCGCATCGCCGACGAGACGTGGCCCGACAAGCCCGGTGCCGAGGCCGTCTCGGGAGACTTCCTCGTCCTCTTCGAATCGCTGGGAGATCACGCGCGCGCGGGCCGCCTCCTCGATCATCCCAAGAGCGATGCGATCGCCGAGGACGCGGTCGAGCAGGCGATGCGCGGCGCCCTCGCACGCGGCGACGCCGGCGGCCTCTGGTCGCGTCTGCTGCCGCTCCTCGACCGCTGGATCCGCGCGCGGGACTACGGCCGCGCCGCGAGCCTCCTCGACCGCCTCGCCCGCACCGAGGAAGGCGGCCACCTGCGGGCGCTCGAGCAGCTCGTCGAGCTCCGCAAGGCCGAGGGGAACCGCGCCGCGACCGCGCGCGCGATCGAGCGCCTCGTCCGGGCGTCGCAGGCGAAGGGAGCGAACGACAAGCTCGGGCCCCTCCTCGACACGCTCAAGCTCTTCGATCCGACCTCGCCGCTCCTCTTCGTGGGCCGCCCCACGGGGAGCGCGCCTCCGAAGGCGGCGGCACCGGTCCCGGTACCGGACGCTCCCGTCGCCGCGGCTCCGGCGCCGTCTCCGCGTGCGGACGCGCCCGCCCCGCTCGCGCTCGAGGCGCCGGCCGTGCCGCTCGGACCGGGCGACGAAGAGTTCGTGAGCGGGCATCTCACCGAGGCCGAAGTCTTCGAGAAGTACGGCCTGCACAACGAGGCGCTCCAGCAGCTCCAGCAGGTCGTCGAGCGCTTCCCGGGCCACGTCGCGGCGCTCGAGAAACTCATCGGGATCCTCCGCACGCGCGCCGATCGGGGCGCCCTGCGCGACTGCCTCGTGCGCGGCGCCTTCGCGAAACGCGCCGCCGGCGACCTCGAAGGCGCCCGCCGGCTGGCAGGTGAGGCGGCGACGATCGGCGGAATCGATCCTGCGAGCCGGAGTGCGCTCGAGAAGCTTGCCCTGGTCGCGGCCGCGGCGCCGACACCGGCAGCCGCACCCGCCCCCGCACCCACCCCGGCTCCCGTCGCCGCGCCCAAGGCAGCAGCCGCGGCGCCGAAGGCACCGGCGGCACAGGCGAAGCCGGAGCCGAAGGCTCCCGCTCCGCCGCCGCCCCCGCCGGCGACCTCGCGAGCCGAGGAGGAAGACCTCGAGATCCTCTTCGACGACGCCGACGACACGGCCGCCCCGGCGGCGGCCGCCGGCGACGCGGAGTGGCTGGAGGAGATCGAGTTCTACATCGGGCAGGGGATGAACGCGGACGCCCTCACCCGGATCGCCGCGGCGCGCGCGGCCGGTCGTGGGGGGCCGCGGCTCGACGCTCTCGAAGCGAGCGCCTCGGCCGCAGCCGCCGCACCCGCGCCCGCCGAGCCGGTGGCCGAGCCGGTCATCGAGATGGAATCCGGCGGTCACGACCGCCTCGACGAGGACGAGCTCAGCTCGATCGCCGCGGCGCTCGACGCCGAGTACGGCGCCGCCGGCACGGCCGCGGATGCCGCCGCGCGCCCCGCGGATCCCGATGCCGAGGAGTCGATCGACGAGGTGTTCGCGGCGTTCAAGGAGCATGTCCGCGCCGAGGTGGACGGCGGCGACTTCCGCACACACTACGATCTCGGCATCGCCTACAAAGAGATGGGGCTCGTCGACGACGCGATCGAGGAGTTCCGCACCGCGAGCGGCGCTCCGGAGCTTTACCGCGAGGCGTGCAGCATGCTCGGCCTTTGCCACTGGGAGCGCGGGGAGTCGGACGCGGCCATCCAGTGGTACCGCGCGGCGCTCGAGGCCCCCGGCGACGAGGAAGCGCCGCTCTCCGGGCTACGTTACGACCTCGCGGAAATCTTGCTCCAAACGGGTGACACGCACGGCGCGCTCGATCTTTTCACGCAGATCGCCGCCGTCGAGCCGAGCTACCGGGACGTCGAGCGGCGTGTCCAGGACATCAGGCGAAACCTTAGTCCCTGA
- the rplS gene encoding 50S ribosomal protein L19 has translation MNVIRSIEAEGLKKDVPEFRPGDRVKVHVRVVEGDKSRIQVFEGDVIGRRSGGGLRATFTVRKTSGGVGVERIFPVHSPIVEKIEVTRLGKVRRAKLYYLRDRTGKKARIQELRKR, from the coding sequence ATGAACGTGATTCGTAGCATCGAAGCGGAGGGGCTCAAGAAAGACGTCCCCGAGTTCCGCCCCGGCGACCGCGTCAAGGTCCACGTCCGCGTCGTCGAAGGCGACAAGTCCCGCATCCAGGTCTTCGAAGGGGACGTCATCGGGCGCAGGAGCGGCGGCGGCCTCCGCGCGACCTTCACCGTCCGCAAGACCTCCGGCGGCGTCGGCGTCGAGCGCATCTTCCCGGTGCACTCGCCGATCGTCGAGAAGATCGAGGTCACGCGCCTCGGCAAGGTGCGGCGCGCGAAGCTCTACTACCTGCGCGATCGCACCGGCAAGAAGGCGCGCATCCAGGAGCTTCGAAAGCGATAG
- the trmD gene encoding tRNA (guanosine(37)-N1)-methyltransferase TrmD: MIFDIVTLFPGMFQGPLDDGVLARARRAGTIGVRLHDLRRFGVGPQRQVDDAPFGGGAGMVLKPEPFFDAVAWIRERTPAASERVVLLSPQGARFDHEAARRLAGYERVILLCGRYEGIDERVAERLADEELSVGDVVLTGGELPAMMIVDAVSRLVPGVLGNDASAPQESFAEGLLDHPSYTRPASFRGFDVPAILLSGDHGAVARWRAERSRAATARKRPDLIDRAHEVGHERDS; encoded by the coding sequence ATGATCTTCGACATCGTCACCCTCTTCCCCGGGATGTTCCAGGGACCGCTCGACGACGGCGTGCTCGCGCGCGCCCGGCGCGCCGGGACGATCGGCGTGCGCCTCCACGACCTCCGGCGGTTCGGCGTCGGCCCGCAGCGCCAGGTCGACGATGCACCGTTCGGCGGCGGCGCCGGGATGGTGCTCAAGCCGGAGCCGTTCTTCGACGCGGTCGCGTGGATCCGCGAGCGCACGCCCGCCGCGAGCGAGCGCGTCGTCCTCCTCTCGCCGCAGGGCGCGCGCTTCGATCACGAGGCCGCGCGGCGCCTGGCGGGCTACGAGCGCGTCATCCTCCTCTGCGGCCGTTACGAGGGGATCGACGAGAGGGTCGCCGAGCGGCTCGCCGACGAGGAGCTGTCGGTCGGGGATGTCGTCCTCACCGGCGGCGAGCTCCCCGCGATGATGATCGTCGACGCGGTCTCCCGCCTCGTCCCCGGCGTTCTCGGCAACGACGCGTCGGCGCCTCAGGAGAGCTTCGCCGAGGGGCTCCTCGACCACCCGAGCTACACGCGCCCGGCGTCGTTCCGCGGATTCGACGTTCCGGCGATACTCCTTTCCGGCGATCATGGGGCCGTGGCACGCTGGCGCGCGGAGCGCTCGCGGGCGGCCACCGCGCGCAAGCGGCCCGATCTCATCGATCGCGCCCACGAGGTAGGTCATGAACGTGATTCGTAG
- the rimM gene encoding ribosome maturation factor RimM (Essential for efficient processing of 16S rRNA), translated as MTSAAIAPLLLGRISGHRGLRGEVTLKVVSGRAERWVHLHRALVGGGVRAIASARAYRDRLVLKFQGVDDANGAEALRGAEVSVPASDLPALPEGEFWAQQLIGLSVVETGGGALGLVEDIVETGGTDLLLVRETNGDEILVPLASAIVRAVDTAGGRIEVSLPDGLREVNAPEEGPA; from the coding sequence GTGACTAGCGCGGCGATCGCACCCCTCCTCCTCGGCCGCATCAGCGGTCATCGAGGGCTCCGTGGCGAGGTGACCCTCAAGGTCGTCTCCGGCCGCGCGGAGCGCTGGGTGCATCTCCACCGCGCGCTCGTCGGCGGCGGCGTCCGGGCGATCGCCTCGGCGCGCGCCTACCGCGACCGTCTCGTCCTCAAGTTCCAGGGCGTCGACGACGCGAACGGGGCCGAGGCCCTCCGCGGCGCCGAGGTCAGCGTCCCGGCCTCCGATCTTCCCGCGCTCCCCGAAGGGGAGTTCTGGGCGCAGCAGCTCATCGGCCTGTCGGTCGTCGAGACCGGCGGCGGCGCGCTGGGGCTGGTCGAGGACATCGTGGAGACCGGCGGCACCGATCTCCTCCTCGTCCGCGAGACGAACGGAGACGAGATCCTCGTTCCGCTCGCGAGCGCGATCGTCCGCGCCGTCGACACCGCCGGCGGACGGATCGAGGTGTCGCTCCCCGACGGCCTCCGCGAGGTCAACGCGCCGGAAGAGGGACCGGCATGA
- a CDS encoding KH domain-containing protein, translating to MKDLVELIAKALVDDPSAVHVDVVEQDGATVLELRVAPDDLGKVIGKQGRTARSLRTIVAAAGTKRNTRAVLEIRD from the coding sequence ATGAAAGATCTCGTGGAGCTCATCGCGAAGGCGCTCGTCGACGATCCGTCGGCGGTCCACGTCGACGTCGTCGAGCAAGACGGCGCCACGGTGCTCGAGTTGCGCGTCGCCCCGGACGATCTCGGCAAGGTGATCGGAAAGCAGGGCCGGACCGCGCGGTCGCTCAGGACGATCGTCGCGGCGGCCGGCACGAAGCGCAACACACGCGCCGTTTTGGAGATCCGTGACTAG
- the rpsP gene encoding 30S ribosomal protein S16 yields the protein MLKIRLRRMGSRQDPFYRVVVSDSQRTPQGRFVENLGTYNPGTQPETVQLDVEKAQAWIKKGAHPSETVRSLLVKAQKAKSAGASV from the coding sequence GTGCTGAAGATTCGCTTGAGACGGATGGGGTCCCGCCAGGACCCGTTCTACCGGGTCGTGGTGTCCGACAGCCAGAGGACCCCGCAGGGGCGCTTCGTGGAGAATCTCGGGACGTACAACCCGGGGACGCAGCCCGAGACGGTGCAGCTCGACGTGGAGAAGGCCCAGGCCTGGATCAAGAAGGGCGCGCACCCGTCGGAGACGGTGCGAAGCCTCTTGGTAAAGGCCCAGAAGGCGAAGAGCGCCGGCGCCAGCGTCTGA